The sequence CAGACAGTTTATTACCGGAATAGACCAGACAATCATTCTTGAACGTAACAAAAAAACAGAACTTGAAAAAATTCTGGCTGAAAAACGGGATATTCTTAAACAAAAAACCATTGACAAAAAATCACTGGAGCGTCTGCGGGAAAAACAGGAGCGGGAATATATCCATGAAATGCTCCGGGAAGAGCAGAAGGGTCTGGATGAAATTGCATCCTTAAAAACGGCCAGGGAGGTGAATAATGAACACACTTAAACGCTGGACGGCATGCCTTTTGCTTAATTTAATTATCGTTACCATCGTCTTTGTCGGTGTTTCATAT is a genomic window of uncultured Desulfobacter sp. containing:
- the fliJ gene encoding flagellar export protein FliJ; this translates as MKRFQFRLQSLLKYKRHLEQVAKQEMAKAVADVLACEQRITQLQKERISATDQLDVLVEQGIGAGQFNRYRQFITGIDQTIILERNKKTELEKILAEKRDILKQKTIDKKSLERLREKQEREYIHEMLREEQKGLDEIASLKTAREVNNEHT